From the genome of Ananas comosus cultivar F153 linkage group 18, ASM154086v1, whole genome shotgun sequence, one region includes:
- the LOC109723799 gene encoding ocs element-binding factor 1-like translates to MPPRRYSNPEADSKLADDRKQKRKESNRNSARKSRERKERYLTQLRKEREELERVNPQIEMRIQMIHSNYLYVDQENDKLKREVEKYSEQLTQLRDLLRLIEMSTGLKLDIPELPDPGSTLKSWKLPLLPLPGVNAVKMFQLV, encoded by the coding sequence ATGCCACCCCGCCGATATTCGAATCCGGAAGCGGACTCGAAGCTTGCGGACGACCGTAAGCAAAAGAGGAAGGAGTCGAACCGGAATTCCGCGAGGAAGTCGCGCGAGAGGAAGGAGAGGTACTTGACGCAGCTCaggaaggagagagaagagcttGAGAGGGTGAATCCCCAGATTGAGATGAGGATTCAAATGATACATTCGAATTACCTCTACGTCGATCAGGAGAATGATAAGCTGAAAAGAGAGGTGGAGAAATACTCTGAGCAGCTGACGCAGCTGAGAGATTTGCTTCGGTTGATCGAGATGTCGACCGGATTGAAGTTGGATATCCCTGAGTTGCCGGACCCGGGCTCGACTCTCAAGTCGTGGAAGCTGCCTCTCCTGCCCCTGCCGGGCGTGAACGCTGTGAAAATGTTCCAGCTTGTGTGA